In the Ptychodera flava strain L36383 chromosome 23 unlocalized genomic scaffold, AS_Pfla_20210202 Scaffold_23__1_contigs__length_28996876_pilon, whole genome shotgun sequence genome, tgtatcggtacggcaaacaagtcgagcagaccaaagccggcgctcgcgctcagtaccgtcgaaaaagcaagcgaggtccacaaaagcggacctgaaaaagacggcaacgtgcgcaaaggtcgatttaaatgtaaaacagtccgactttggctcatTTGACACGCTAGCtttcgaacatattaggctacgctgattacatacccgagtccaaaaattagcctgagcgagatgaaacttctgttagttgTGATAATTTTATCACTTGCTGTAaatgcttggtgttagtatcgtgttcttttatatttttaaactcgaaGTTTCATCTTTCTACCGTGCAGCcttttcgtgtctgctgagaaaccttgaacaacaccgtacccgacaACGCGCGACATTTATGTCATTGAGTTTCCCAAGCGagtgcaggagttcatacacacatgatgcagattcacaagagcaagttcatcgatctgctaatttttcgaaacgaaatgcaaatattttttaatttcatgcctttcctttctttaaatataacccaaaaattaaattacgtcaaacgtgGATTTCGAGGTTGACAAATGATTCtacagctgctagctggacctcaacactgaacgtaaaacaaactcggctcaacttctagaagtgccgaaactagcaattttggctatatgaggtcagtcatcaaaagtttgattaaaagtaaaaatctccgaaataattatttgtgcgctggtattgcgcaagtcgagtgactccactgtagactagtcgatactctgtctctcggaacacgctgtcgatgacagcctgcactgttctacgctacggcgtgattattattagtttgataaaatcggtacaagaacacatgtaaataaagtttgaaaaaattaagagtcaatctctcccgtcgtaacgaagggcgacaagtttgcagtgcggtgcaaaagctaagaaaatacaacagacattttatgttaattgtcaagagttacatgtgttcatctcatcttgaggtaggaaaactagcaactgacgtcccgttcgcacagtgtcggcgctaacatgacttgacaatcatttttcacaaagaacatgcataaattgccgatcgcgagacaggaagtagacaacttgagtcaagaacaagtgaatgcccgacgcgatcgcgcgacaacagcacacaggtctcgatcggatagacttttttacacaGGTTTCGACGTCTCAGTTCGTCATTGACTGTGAAcactggtaaccagattgtaaccgttgagacaacagtacacagttaatctactagttaaacgttccaaaaatggattacATCGCTAattacccctctgtgtttgttgtgtaaataccacccactgctggcactaagcatttgccagttctgtgtataatttctttctattttcacacgatctgcaatcccAAACATGTTCCGAATTCCCAAAACTGAcgctaaatatttcaacttagtcctggtgtaataaaattcgcagaaaatagtgcACGAGTCGTACTTCTTGGccacaatgtgtgacgcataggtcgtttacacaaatcgtcgattttctcagttccgtttttcGCAGTgtgtacattattcaaataactataagtcggcggcgcctggacagatTAGCCTGAattttcacctgtggacagtgaatgaatatatctgaaagaccttgtctcagatttccgataaaaggCCTGGCAGTGAccggtgaccgagcagataaaaaagtaccacatgtcgggtgtgtgaccacttcttctttgtgaaaatgagcattgaaaataagtgacaatgaacctgagtcgctaccttaaataaaaaataccgtcaaggacagtatgctcatatttggtttgaattggtccatcaagaaatatttaaaccagaaaaaaaagaacgacaaaagtaaataaggtctgaaactttaggtactggaggtcaactttaggaacaggcttagcagaggaatgttccaacacagtccttcatggtttcagcaggtgctgccaatatgtatcagttaatgaacaatgacaggaaatgactcaagctcagtggagtagcctgtttcagtcactgccaccactccgacacataataggtacactgcatacaactAGGTTAGAGATTACAAAATCTGTAACTCAGATGTGTGGGTTGTTTCGGTTAATGCCACCACTCCGGCACATTTGCAGgactttccctttttcttacctcatttgcatatttttgacactgatatgtTCAGTTGAACGTCACATCTCGACCACTGGgtctacatgtacacaaatactgtgatggtaggtgcggcggtttgggagcttttgcctGTGACGGATATACATCtgcaaatacataaatacatacatacatacatacatagacagacggacagacataaagacagacagacaccactgactcaccatataagctctttttagtatttatatacataccaaatagaGCTAAAACAGAAATAAAGAGATTACTTTCTATAACtattgaatgttttattttcaaaatatatttcatgtcaGATACATTGAAATCTTACGCTACGATAAAAAACACTAAATAACTAAAGAATAGAGTCACCAAGTAATTACAGGTTACACAGGGAAAATTGACTGCCATGCAAATTGGCATTTAGAAGACGAGTGGGTGCAGCATTACCTTTAGACTGGGGGACACTAAATGATGTATATAATGTCAATGAGATAAGACCAAGGCATTGTGAAATTAAACACTAAATGATGTATAATGTCAATGAGATAAGACCAAGGCATTGTGAAATTAAACACTAAATGATGTATATAATGTCAATGAGATAAGACCAAGGCATTGTGAAATTAAACACTAAATGATGTATATAATGTCAATGAGATAAGACCAAGACATTGTGAAATTAAACACTAAATGATGTATATAATGTCAATGAGATAAGACCAAGACATTGTGAAATTAAACACTAAATGATGTATATAATGTCAATGAGATAAGACCAAGACATTGTGAAATTAAACACTAAATGATGTATATAATGTCAATGAGATAAGACCAAGGCATTGTGAAATTAAACACTAAATGATGTATATAATGTCAATGAGATAAGACCAAGGCATTGTGAAATTAAACACTAAATGATGTATATAATGTCAATGAGATAAGACCAAGGACATTGTGAAATTAAACACTAAATGATGTATATAATGTCAATGAGATAAGACCAAGGACATTGTGAAATTAAACACTAAATGATGTATATAATGTCAATGAGATAAGACCAAGGACATTGTGAAATTAAACACTAAATGATGTATATAATGTCAATGAGATAAGACCAAGGCATTGTGAAATTAAACACTAAATGATGTATATAATGTCAATGAGATAAGACCAAGGCATTGTGAAATTAAACACTAAATGATGTATATAATGTCAATGAGATAAGACCAAGGCattgtgaaattaaaatataaatcaaaaGGTACTGCCTGATATTTCTTTTCTGAAACAATATACATTTAGAAGTCTATGTAGTCAGTCAAAACTAaccaaatattttatcaaaatagtGTTCCTTGTCATTTAATGAGAATTGTTGAACACTGTACATaaatacttctgcaaaatttgattatAATGGGTTGGAATAGTATGTTAGGCCCAAGAAGCCTGTAAGAAAGACCACAACAAAAATCATGGCTAAAAATATTTAAGGACACTAAAACAAAAACGTATATGGTTCTACAATGTACACACTTCAGTTTCTGCGAGAAACATTTCAGTATTCACAGTAGTGAAATACTCGCATTCAGTGTTGAGtcatacttttcaaatttaatatcCAATTACCAATTACTATCAATTGCACCGTTGGACAATTGTGGCATTACACGCTTGAAGGCATCAATAATGATAAGATTAttagaaattgtcaacagtgaaatgtcacgtgacagaATTAACATAGAATGCTCCTCGGGGATAGACATTTAATTCAAGCTCTCATttctttacaattctttcccaGTCTACCACTCGTTGCAGCTCATTATAAAGATCTCGGGgcaagaaacattttcacagcttttctttctcaaaaatggaaaaatttatttttccctttaGAGTTAAAATAAAGGTGGGGCAATTCAGAATTTCAAATCATTTgttgtcaatgacactgtgaaCATTTTACGTCTAATTGAGTGTGAGCAGGTTACGAACAATCCTGGGTCTACCTGCTGTGTATTCTGGTGTGTTTAAATAGATTTCCCTCAGTTTACAACGATATCCACATATATCACATTGCCAGGGTTTTTCATCACTGTGTACAGACTTAACATGTGACGTTAGTGTACTTTTTAGCCTAAAAACACGTGGGCAAAGATCGCATTTGAGTGTTGGTTCACTATGAGTTAAGGCATGCAATCGTAAATTAGTACTCCTCTTAAACTGGCGTCCACAAATATCACAAAGATATTCAGGCTTAGTACAGTCCCTCATACAATGATTGCGATATTCAGATCTCACATGGAAAACTTTCTTGCATACCTTGCAAGTGTATTCCCTGGAAAGTTCACCATGACTTTCTAAATGGGTTTTCAAATCTGCCTTACTATAAAATTTCTTGTCGCAATAGGAACATCTAAATTTTTGCTCTGAGTGAACAATCTTCAAATGGTTTAACATATGTGTTCGTGTATCAAACGTTTCGCCACACTCTGTACAGACAGCTGAAACTTTACTGTGTGAATGCTTTTCATGACCTCTTTTGATCCCTTGTCTTGTAAACCTCAGGTCACAATATCTACACTTGAACTTTCTTTCAATGTGGgtttttttatgattatttaACGTAATGCGATTGGAAAAGACATGCTTGCACACGTCACATTCAAATGCACCATTTGAGTGTTTAAGGAATTTGTGACTAGATCTTGATGAGCAACTTATGAATATTCGATCACAATACCTGCATGGAAACACTGGTATCTGTTCTGCATGTGAATCAACCATGTGATTTTGCCAATCTTTCAGTAGAAAGTCTATTCCACAATACTTACATTTCTGTCTGGCACAAATGCCCAATGACAGATGTAAACTCAATCCTTCCTCTGTTTTATAACCCTTACCACATTTCTCACAATTATAAGATTTATCACCAATCATGGCTTTTCGTATTCTCTCTTTGTGAGTTTCTAACTCTTTGTCTGTCATGGGCGGCTTTTTGGCGCGCTCATATTTCTTTCTCACACGCATAGGTTTTTCAATTCCACTGACTGAGGACACATTGCAATTTGTGGCCAAAGTATTCATTTGATTAGTGTCATCACTTATGGAGTTGTCGTCATCACTCGTTTCATCATTTCCTGTGTctctgtttccatggtaactagaTTCTAAGTTTGACGTTGATGCATCGGGAGAGCAGCTTTCATTCTCGCCACCATTCTGAAGAGCAGCTGAGTGAAAATCACAGAGAATGAATGGTTAATGCACAACTGGTATGAAAATATGCCGTCTACTCAtagcaaaatgacagttttGTATTTCTCAATTCCAGTATTATTAAAGTAGTTCATCCCAAATTGTATGACATATTATAGCATATATGGACATAACAGATGTTGGTAGAAGATCATTTTAGCCTTGTTTACAGACAGAACCaatgaagaaaaaacaaaaggaTTCAAGGCATTAACAATTTGTTTATGCCTTGCATTAtcaatgtgcagcatctcaaAGGCTTTCAGCTTATTGATTGGCAGAATAATATTGACATTAATAAATCTCTTGAAAATAGAGAACTATCTACACCATAACCTTAGCCTAAGACATTTTAAGTAGCAATGAATAATTACAATCTGCCAATCAGCTATATCCAGATCTATATTGTATCAATAAATATCTACTAAATAACCAATGGCCTTAACAATAGCTTCACACTAAGATTTTTTAAGTAGCCGTGAATAATTACAATCTGCCAATCAGCTACATCCAGAATTATATTGACATTAATAAATATCTACTGAATAACCAATGGCCTTAATAATAGCTTTACACTAAGACTCTTTAAGTAGCAATGAATAATTACAATCTACCGATAGTTATAATTACGATCTACTGATAGCTACCGGTATATCCTTCCAAGCTGCTGCACATTGTTCCATATAAGATGATGAGCTCAAGATAGTTATAGTGTTGTGCAAACCTCTGCATATCTCATTGTGAGTTGATATAACATTTGTCCAATAAAAATGAACACTGCTGTTTTAAGTGGTTTGAttgaaaaaagtattgtaatttCCATCATTTCACACAAAACCTGAAAAGATGCCAATTAACTCAATAAAATACTTTGCTTGGCTCCAAGCTGTGGCTTTCAGCTGTGCAAATTGCGATGTGCACGAAATTCCATGAAGGATGGAAATGATAAATAAACTAACCTATAGGACTATTTTGACGACAGCTCTCCTGACTTTTCAACTTTCCCAAAAACTCTGCCCCTTCCAACTCCATCTGGTTTTGCAGAGTTTCTTCACAT is a window encoding:
- the LOC139123471 gene encoding gastrula zinc finger protein XlCGF57.1-like, with product MADNYSQSGDSVMVEEDINVNRQQSNIDTQVAKWNDGIGDINGSNNDRKTCDPDTNQTYTEIGSCEETLQNQMELEGAEFLGKLKSQESCRQNSPIAALQNGGENESCSPDASTSNLESSYHGNRDTGNDETSDDDNSISDDTNQMNTLATNCNVSSVSGIEKPMRVRKKYERAKKPPMTDKELETHKERIRKAMIGDKSYNCEKCGKGYKTEEGLSLHLSLGICARQKCKYCGIDFLLKDWQNHMVDSHAEQIPVFPCRYCDRIFISCSSRSSHKFLKHSNGAFECDVCKHVFSNRITLNNHKKTHIERKFKCRYCDLRFTRQGIKRGHEKHSHSKVSAVCTECGETFDTRTHMLNHLKIVHSEQKFRCSYCDKKFYSKADLKTHLESHGELSREYTCKVCKKVFHVRSEYRNHCMRDCTKPEYLCDICGRQFKRSTNLRLHALTHSEPTLKCDLCPRVFRLKSTLTSHVKSVHSDEKPWQCDICGYRCKLREIYLNTPEYTAGRPRIVRNLLTLN